From bacterium:
CCTGAAATAAAAAGAATATTGGAGAAAAATTGAACCATGAGTGCCGATATAGAGAAAAACCTTGGTGAGCAGCCGATCTCGAGGATTATGGTGGCAAACGGACTTAAGCCACATGATCTTGCTGTCCATTCAGATGAGCAGCTTACGCATAAAATGGTCACCCGGGCCATGAAGGGCAGGCGGCTAACCCCGCATGTGCAATTAAAGGTCCGCAACGCCTTAAATAATGTGGTTGGAAAAAACTATTCGTTGAAAGACCTCTTCACATATTGAAATAAGTTATTCTAACCTGGTTAGACTTGGAAAACTAGTGACACATCCCCAATTCCGCCAACTGTGTAACAAGCCTACATAACAATTCTTTGTCATCCCAAAATGATAATGTCCTATTATACCAAAGTAGTGCGTCTTTGTGCGTCTTGTGCGTCTTGTGCGTCTTGTTGCGTCTTGTACCGTATTGTTGCGTCTTGTACCGTATTGGAAATCCCTCACCAATCTGTCCCAGAATCACGCTTCAAAGTGTCCCTGTGCGTCTTGGTGCGTCTTGTGCGTCTTGTACCGTATTGGAAATCCCTCACCAATCTGTCCCAGAATCACGCTTCAAAGTGTCCCTGACCCCATCAAGCATGTTAGGTTCTAAGGAAAGACATCTTTCCTTATAGCTATTCCACTTATAATCCGCGATATTCTCTACCATCCTAGCCCTTACAGGATTTGATTCAATATAGTTAGCACAGTGTATTAAGTATTGATCTTTGAGGATGGGTTTGGAGATAAATCTTCCTTGCCACAGGTGGCCTGAGGTCCTATAGGTCTGGTTGAAATATGCGGAGTATCCTCTATTTAGCCATTGCATGAATTTAGACAGGCTGGAGGAAAACGGTGTTTCAACTAAAAGGTGAGCGTGATTTGGCATGAGACAGTAGGAATAGAGGAGGATATGGTATTTGTGCTTAGCCTTTTTAAGGATCCCGAGGTAGATGGTATAGTCCTTTTCGCTCATGAAAACAGTTTGTCTTTGATTCCCCCTTGTGATAATATGATAACAAGGGTAATCCATAAAGGTCCTGGCTAGTCTAGGCATAACATTACCTCCTACTATTTATATAGACACATCAGAAGGCGATTTTCTTTCAATAATTTTAGTAGGCGGGGACAGCTTGAAGTTTAGAGTTGGGACACTTTGATAGGGGAAAGCCAAAACGGTACAAGATAACCAAGATAACCTATTTGCACGGGTAGGAAAAAAAAGGAGGAATATCCATGGGCGATAAAGGTAAGAAAGATAAG
This genomic window contains:
- a CDS encoding transposase, translating into MPRLARTFMDYPCYHIITRGNQRQTVFMSEKDYTIYLGILKKAKHKYHILLYSYCLMPNHAHLLVETPFSSSLSKFMQWLNRGYSAYFNQTYRTSGHLWQGRFISKPILKDQYLIHCANYIESNPVRARMVENIADYKWNSYKERCLSLEPNMLDGVRDTLKRDSGTDW